A single window of Tolypothrix sp. NIES-4075 DNA harbors:
- a CDS encoding serine/threonine-protein kinase encodes MQVYCSKQHANNQSNRFCIHCGEPLPLATGKVVENRYHILRQLGQGGFGRTYLALDKNQSNENCVLKEFAPQVEAQQDLLKAKELFEREASVLKKLQHPQIPRFHASLQAKLGNKDFFFLVQDYVEGENYYQLLERQTFSEEEVIKLLQEILPVLAYIHSLDVVHRDISPDNLILRSSDKLPVLIDFGGVKQLPASKGFWFTQLGGNRTLLGKKGYAPEEQLRQGKAFPSSDLYSLAVTSLVLLTGKEPQHLYDSYQGVWRWGKEIQVSSQLEAVLKRMLAYKPSDRYQTANEVIKDLKFSLTVKAANPHITKLKTMIAAPGRQRAGAVVSSLHKKTQLVAGALPLPVWLRPFAVSLIGTTAVVLTFAGTWAVVNAVVRTVSSISVPSISLPIPGGAKPENKPANNKDISQIVNRREELEIPQGFFTRTVDNLFYTEKPELQGRALTSSSEDTALRKEWYGVADNLLDKLEQAKLSNASRRKLGNYSSQDYDVWRRKAQAGQLGDYTISQLNKDTNQKFDRLFPGQRRGKLNQKTLGQIWYAIAADQVNKRQQ; translated from the coding sequence ATGCAAGTCTATTGCAGTAAACAACACGCAAATAATCAGAGTAACCGATTTTGTATCCACTGCGGTGAGCCGTTGCCTCTTGCTACGGGGAAGGTGGTGGAGAATCGCTATCATATTTTACGGCAATTGGGGCAGGGCGGTTTTGGACGCACTTATTTGGCTCTTGATAAAAATCAATCGAATGAAAATTGCGTGCTGAAGGAATTTGCACCCCAAGTTGAAGCACAGCAAGATTTATTAAAAGCGAAAGAATTATTTGAACGTGAAGCAAGCGTTTTAAAGAAACTTCAGCATCCGCAAATTCCCCGTTTTCACGCTTCTTTGCAAGCGAAGTTAGGCAATAAAGATTTTTTCTTTTTGGTGCAAGATTATGTGGAGGGTGAAAATTATTATCAGTTGTTAGAACGTCAAACTTTTAGTGAGGAAGAGGTAATTAAGTTACTGCAAGAAATTTTACCTGTATTAGCGTATATTCACTCACTTGATGTCGTTCACCGCGATATTTCTCCTGATAATTTGATTTTGCGGAGTTCTGATAAGTTGCCGGTGTTGATTGATTTTGGGGGTGTGAAGCAATTACCTGCGAGTAAGGGTTTCTGGTTTACTCAGTTAGGTGGAAATCGCACGTTGTTGGGTAAGAAAGGCTACGCACCAGAAGAACAGTTACGTCAGGGAAAGGCATTTCCTAGTAGCGATTTGTACTCTTTGGCAGTGACATCGCTGGTATTGTTGACAGGTAAGGAACCGCAACATCTTTATGATAGCTATCAAGGTGTTTGGCGTTGGGGAAAGGAAATTCAAGTCAGTTCGCAACTGGAAGCGGTGTTAAAAAGGATGCTTGCTTATAAACCAAGCGATCGCTATCAAACAGCGAATGAAGTTATCAAAGATTTAAAGTTTTCTCTGACTGTCAAAGCTGCAAATCCACACATCACCAAGCTGAAAACTATGATAGCCGCTCCTGGGCGACAACGCGCTGGTGCTGTGGTCAGCAGTCTCCACAAAAAAACGCAATTAGTAGCCGGTGCGCTACCTTTACCTGTTTGGCTTCGTCCTTTTGCTGTCAGTTTAATCGGAACAACTGCGGTTGTTTTAACTTTCGCTGGTACTTGGGCGGTAGTAAATGCCGTTGTTCGTACTGTATCATCAATATCTGTCCCCTCAATTTCTCTACCGATACCGGGGGGAGCGAAGCCGGAAAACAAACCCGCGAATAATAAAGATATAAGTCAAATTGTTAATCGTCGTGAAGAATTAGAAATTCCTCAAGGATTTTTTACTAGAACTGTAGATAATTTATTTTATACCGAAAAGCCAGAATTACAAGGACGCGCTCTGACTTCTAGCTCAGAAGATACTGCTTTACGCAAAGAATGGTACGGTGTAGCTGACAACTTGCTAGATAAATTAGAACAAGCTAAACTCAGTAACGCATCGCGTCGTAAGTTGGGAAATTACAGTTCTCAAGATTACGACGTTTGGAGACGCAAAGCGCAAGCAGGACAGTTAGGTGATTATACAATCAGTCAATTGAACAAAGACACAAATCAAAAATTCGATCGCTTGTTTCCCGGTCAGCGACGTGGGAAACTCAATCAAAAGACTCTCGGTCAAATTTGGTATGCGATCGCTGCCGATCAAGTTAATAAACGACAACAATAA
- a CDS encoding phenylacetate--CoA ligase family protein, with protein MNTESQQQRAIKAFQEFITTPLETLLQRHINSKSESAVLALFYEIAANVSAYKTFLAQHNINPADIETFEDFQKLPLITKENYISRHPLTDLCRYGLQACDMIAASSGSTGKPTFWTRFFTDELQIAIRFEQIFHDSFQADSKSTLAVICFTLGTWVGGMFTTNCCRYLASKGYPITVITPGNNKEEILRVVQELGSAFEQVVLLGYPPFLKDVIDTGIARGVEWQQYQVKLVMAGEVFSEEWRSLVGERIGSQNPCYDSASLYGTADAGVLANETPLSICIRRFLAENPDAAKALFGESRLPTLLQYDPISRFFEVENNTLFFTGNNGIPLVRYNILDTGGIISYDAMLEFLAEWGFNPVAELENQGGRGIHQLPFVYVFGRSNFTVSYFGANIYPENVTVGLEQPVIKEWVTGKFVLQVKEDADKNRFLSVVVELAPEVEGSEEKTQAIANSILSQLKRLNSEFANYVPLEYQMPKVILTPLGDPEYFPVGVKHRYTRK; from the coding sequence ATGAACACCGAATCACAACAGCAGCGGGCAATAAAAGCTTTTCAAGAGTTTATAACTACACCTTTAGAAACCCTACTACAACGCCATATAAATAGTAAAAGCGAATCAGCAGTCTTGGCATTATTTTACGAAATCGCTGCTAACGTATCGGCTTACAAGACTTTTTTAGCACAACACAATATAAATCCCGCTGACATCGAAACCTTTGAGGATTTCCAGAAACTACCTTTGATTACCAAAGAAAATTATATCTCGCGTCATCCTTTAACTGACTTGTGTCGCTATGGATTACAAGCATGTGACATGATAGCAGCTTCTTCAGGTTCCACAGGTAAACCGACATTTTGGACACGTTTCTTTACAGATGAACTGCAAATTGCGATCCGGTTTGAGCAAATATTTCACGACAGCTTTCAGGCAGATTCCAAAAGCACTTTAGCTGTGATTTGTTTCACTTTGGGAACTTGGGTAGGTGGAATGTTCACAACTAATTGCTGTCGCTATCTTGCCAGCAAAGGTTATCCTATCACAGTAATTACACCTGGTAATAATAAAGAAGAAATCTTGCGAGTTGTACAGGAACTTGGTTCAGCTTTCGAGCAAGTTGTATTGTTAGGATATCCGCCATTTTTGAAAGATGTAATTGATACTGGTATCGCTCGTGGTGTGGAATGGCAGCAATATCAAGTTAAGCTAGTTATGGCAGGAGAAGTATTTAGTGAAGAATGGCGCAGTTTGGTTGGTGAAAGAATAGGTTCGCAAAACCCTTGTTACGATTCAGCATCACTTTATGGAACTGCGGATGCAGGTGTTTTGGCTAATGAAACACCTTTAAGTATTTGTATTCGCCGTTTTTTGGCAGAAAATCCTGATGCTGCGAAAGCTTTATTTGGGGAATCTCGTTTACCTACTTTGCTACAGTATGACCCAATAAGCCGCTTTTTTGAAGTTGAAAATAATACGTTGTTCTTTACGGGAAATAATGGTATCCCGTTGGTGCGTTATAACATTTTAGATACTGGGGGGATAATTAGTTATGATGCCATGTTGGAATTTTTGGCTGAGTGGGGATTTAACCCTGTTGCGGAGTTAGAAAATCAGGGTGGAAGGGGAATTCATCAATTACCTTTTGTTTATGTTTTCGGACGTTCTAATTTTACGGTTTCTTACTTTGGGGCGAATATTTACCCAGAAAATGTGACGGTAGGATTAGAGCAACCAGTAATTAAAGAATGGGTGACGGGTAAGTTTGTATTGCAGGTGAAGGAAGATGCAGACAAGAACCGCTTTTTATCTGTAGTTGTGGAATTGGCGCCTGAGGTGGAAGGAAGTGAAGAGAAAACTCAAGCGATCGCTAATTCAATTCTCTCACAATTAAAGCGCCTCAATAGCGAGTTTGCTAACTACGTCCCTTTAGAATATCAAATGCCAAAAGTCATATTAACACCACTTGGCGATCCGGAATATTTCCCCGTTGGAGTGAAGCATCGTTATACACGCAAGTAG
- a CDS encoding fasciclin domain-containing protein translates to MKVDYNRKLLTKFAGLVGATGASFLMIFSARANEVLNPNPGIFSEAPYNRGQRVLVNAEYTPTEPELAKKDKKPTPAKNTVSQSNQRGGVNPRPSIFNEAPYNRGGGTAPGQTPNATPTTPSTTPDATPIPTPTPGTTETPPTPPPTPTPRQTTPPGGSSSTQGKNLLALAEADGSFKTLTKALKAAGLTDILQGKDNYTLFAPTDAAFAKLPQDAVRDLLKPENKEVLVKLLTYHVVKGQVLSADLKSGEVKSVEGGAINVKVDPANGVTVNEAKVTKADIRGSNGVIHAIDQVILPPDL, encoded by the coding sequence ATGAAGGTTGATTATAACAGAAAATTGCTGACCAAGTTCGCAGGACTAGTGGGAGCAACCGGCGCTAGTTTCCTGATGATTTTTTCGGCTAGAGCCAATGAGGTACTAAATCCTAACCCTGGTATTTTCTCAGAAGCGCCCTACAATCGCGGTCAACGTGTTTTGGTAAACGCTGAATATACACCGACCGAGCCAGAATTAGCAAAGAAGGACAAGAAGCCTACACCAGCGAAAAACACGGTATCTCAGAGTAACCAAAGAGGCGGTGTAAATCCTAGACCTAGTATTTTCAACGAGGCTCCTTATAACCGTGGTGGTGGCACTGCACCTGGTCAAACACCTAATGCAACACCTACTACCCCGTCCACTACCCCAGACGCTACACCGATCCCAACACCCACACCTGGAACTACAGAGACACCCCCTACACCACCGCCAACTCCTACACCCAGACAAACGACACCGCCTGGAGGAAGCTCTAGCACCCAAGGTAAGAACTTGTTAGCATTGGCGGAAGCGGACGGCTCTTTTAAAACTTTAACTAAGGCGTTGAAAGCAGCCGGATTGACAGACATTTTACAAGGTAAAGATAATTACACTCTTTTTGCGCCCACGGATGCGGCATTTGCTAAATTACCACAAGATGCGGTGCGCGATTTGTTGAAGCCAGAAAATAAAGAAGTATTGGTTAAGCTTTTGACTTACCATGTGGTAAAAGGTCAAGTATTATCTGCTGATTTGAAATCTGGCGAAGTGAAAAGCGTTGAAGGCGGTGCGATCAACGTTAAAGTTGATCCAGCAAATGGCGTAACCGTTAATGAAGCTAAGGTGACGAAGGCAGATATCAGAGGTAGTAATGGTGTTATTCATGCGATCGATCAAGTGATTTTGCCTCCTGATTTGTAA
- a CDS encoding glutathione S-transferase: MLELYQFELSHYSEKARLLLDYKGLAYRKIEITPGIGQVDLFRLTGQRQVPVLKDGNRYISDSTGIAKYLDLEYPDRPLIPKDSKQRGLCLMMEEWADESIGIKSRKALFSAISQDQNFRKSLLPTSTPDVFKTLVQGVPNDLLKVLGVGVGYTPDVVRNAITDLKQDLEALTLILAESPYLVGDEPTLADFAVAGLSILLKFPDGPYLDLPVSLRGKGVPELADNPLYEPFFSWRDRLYSQYRIPLIPTTTTGSAPTSIQID; encoded by the coding sequence ATGCTGGAATTATACCAATTTGAACTATCTCATTACTCAGAGAAAGCACGCCTGCTCCTTGATTATAAAGGATTAGCGTACCGCAAAATTGAAATTACACCTGGGATTGGACAGGTAGACCTCTTCCGGTTGACTGGTCAGCGACAAGTACCAGTGCTGAAAGATGGTAATAGATATATCTCAGATTCCACGGGGATAGCTAAGTATTTAGATTTAGAATATCCCGATCGTCCACTAATACCGAAAGATTCAAAGCAACGCGGTTTATGCTTAATGATGGAAGAATGGGCTGATGAGTCCATTGGTATCAAAAGTCGTAAAGCGTTATTTTCGGCAATTAGTCAAGACCAAAATTTCCGCAAGTCTCTATTACCGACTTCGACACCCGATGTATTCAAAACTCTGGTTCAAGGAGTACCAAACGACTTACTAAAAGTTTTGGGTGTTGGAGTAGGTTATACTCCTGATGTGGTACGTAACGCTATCACTGACTTAAAGCAAGACTTAGAAGCACTAACGCTAATATTGGCAGAGAGTCCTTATTTAGTCGGAGACGAACCTACTTTAGCAGACTTTGCCGTGGCGGGATTGTCGATTTTGCTTAAATTTCCCGATGGTCCCTATCTGGATTTACCAGTCAGCCTGAGAGGTAAAGGTGTCCCAGAATTAGCAGATAATCCCCTTTACGAACCATTTTTCAGTTGGCGCGATCGCCTTTACAGTCAATATCGCATACCATTAATACCTACTACTACCACAGGTAGCGCTCCAACTTCAATTCAAATTGATTAA
- a CDS encoding helicase HerA domain-containing protein: MNLGQPLGSVIEGSLTEGLEVRLHPDISVEDMRVGKFLVVQGMRSRFFCMLTDVALGTANQRIIANPPNWEDTFLREVLAGSGTYGTINLSPMLMFTPENNESYSATNGKSVNPFVPSATGLASFQPQTSTTMELLPVKTIPSHFSQVYEANEDDFRRVFGWEDDPQRKNFSIGKPLDMDVPVCIDLNRFVERSNGVFGKSGTGKSFLTRLLLAGVIRKNAAVNLIFDMHSEYGWEAVAEGKNVNTVKGLKQLFPSQVEVYTLDPESTKRRGVRDAQELYLSYDQIDVEDIKLCSRDLGLSDAALDNANILFSEFGKSWIIQLLNMTNEEIEMFCDEKRGHKGSIMALQRKLLRMDSLKYIRAACPQNYIDKILQSLEAGKNVVIEFGSQSNMLSYMLVTNMITKRIHEKYVKKADKFLQSKNPCDRPTPLMITIEEAHRFLDPAIVQSTIFGTIARELRKYFVTLLVVDQRPSGIDNEVMSQIGTRITALLNDEKDIDAIFTGVSGGGGLRSVLAKLDSKQQALILGHAVPMPVVVRTRPYDSTFYAEIGDTAWEEKPDAEVFAAAELAKADLGF, from the coding sequence ATGAATTTGGGACAACCGTTAGGTTCAGTAATAGAAGGTTCTCTCACAGAAGGATTAGAAGTAAGATTACACCCGGATATTTCGGTTGAAGATATGCGGGTGGGTAAGTTTTTAGTCGTGCAAGGGATGCGATCGCGTTTTTTCTGTATGCTGACAGATGTAGCGCTGGGAACTGCTAACCAAAGAATTATTGCTAATCCTCCAAATTGGGAAGATACTTTTTTAAGAGAAGTTTTAGCCGGAAGTGGTACTTACGGAACTATCAACCTCTCACCGATGTTGATGTTCACTCCCGAAAATAATGAATCTTATTCAGCCACAAATGGCAAATCTGTTAATCCCTTTGTACCATCGGCAACGGGTTTAGCATCTTTTCAACCGCAAACCAGCACGACGATGGAACTGTTACCAGTTAAAACTATTCCCAGTCACTTTAGCCAAGTTTACGAAGCAAATGAAGACGATTTTCGCCGAGTATTTGGTTGGGAAGATGACCCCCAGAGAAAGAATTTTTCTATCGGTAAACCGCTGGATATGGATGTACCAGTTTGCATCGATTTAAATCGTTTTGTGGAACGCAGTAACGGCGTTTTTGGTAAATCTGGTACTGGTAAATCCTTTTTAACACGCTTACTTTTAGCTGGTGTAATTCGGAAAAACGCAGCAGTTAATTTAATTTTTGATATGCATTCCGAGTATGGTTGGGAAGCTGTAGCGGAAGGTAAAAATGTCAATACTGTTAAAGGTTTAAAGCAGTTATTTCCAAGTCAAGTTGAAGTTTACACCCTTGACCCAGAATCTACAAAACGTCGGGGTGTACGCGATGCACAAGAACTATATCTAAGTTACGACCAAATCGATGTCGAAGATATTAAGTTATGCAGTCGGGATTTAGGACTGTCGGATGCAGCATTAGATAATGCCAATATTTTGTTCTCTGAATTCGGGAAATCTTGGATTATCCAATTGCTGAACATGACGAACGAAGAAATCGAGATGTTCTGCGATGAAAAGCGCGGACATAAAGGTTCGATTATGGCTTTGCAACGCAAACTTTTGCGAATGGACAGCTTAAAGTATATACGAGCGGCTTGCCCGCAAAACTACATCGATAAGATTTTGCAATCTTTGGAAGCTGGGAAGAATGTTGTGATAGAATTTGGTTCCCAATCCAACATGCTTTCTTACATGTTGGTGACGAACATGATTACCAAACGCATTCACGAGAAGTATGTAAAAAAAGCTGACAAGTTCTTGCAAAGTAAAAATCCATGCGATCGCCCAACGCCATTAATGATTACCATCGAGGAAGCGCACCGCTTTCTTGACCCCGCTATTGTCCAAAGTACCATCTTTGGAACGATCGCCCGCGAGTTGCGTAAATATTTCGTTACACTTCTGGTGGTCGATCAACGTCCTTCGGGCATAGATAATGAAGTTATGTCTCAAATTGGCACTCGCATCACCGCTTTGCTCAATGATGAGAAAGACATCGACGCGATTTTTACAGGTGTCTCTGGTGGTGGTGGTTTGCGATCGGTCTTAGCCAAGTTAGACTCAAAGCAACAAGCTTTAATTTTAGGACACGCCGTCCCCATGCCTGTAGTGGTGCGTACCCGTCCTTACGATTCAACTTTCTATGCAGAAATTGGTGATACCGCTTGGGAAGAAAAGCCAGACGCAGAAGTCTTCGCTGCTGCTGAACTAGCTAAAGCCGATCTTGGGTTTTAA
- a CDS encoding RNA polymerase sigma factor, RpoD/SigA family — MPTVTTQTENTNTKFTADMVRTYLREIGRVPLLTRDQEIIFGKQVQHMMKLVEAKEALEKKLHREISLEEWASHVNQPEAEVTQLVHQGKRAKQKMIEANLRLVVAIAKKYQKRNMEFLDLIQEGTLGLERGVEKFDPTRGYKFSTYAYWWIRQAITRAIAQQGRTIRLPIHITEKLNKIKKVQRELAQKYGRSPSPAEIAKELELEPAQIREYLNMARQPVSLDVRVGDNQDTELQEMLEDDGPSPEYYMTQEFLRQDLNTLLSELTPQQREVLALRFGLEDGNEMSLAKVGERLSLSRERVRQLEHQALAHLRRRRANVKEYVAS, encoded by the coding sequence ATGCCTACTGTTACCACCCAAACTGAAAACACTAACACCAAATTCACGGCTGATATGGTGCGAACCTATCTGCGCGAGATTGGTCGTGTACCACTGCTAACCCGTGACCAAGAAATCATCTTTGGGAAGCAGGTGCAACACATGATGAAGTTAGTGGAAGCTAAAGAAGCTTTAGAAAAGAAACTGCACCGCGAAATCAGCTTAGAAGAGTGGGCAAGCCACGTTAACCAGCCAGAGGCAGAGGTTACACAGCTTGTGCATCAAGGTAAGCGAGCAAAGCAAAAGATGATTGAGGCGAATTTACGCTTAGTCGTTGCTATTGCCAAGAAGTACCAAAAGCGAAATATGGAGTTTCTGGATTTGATCCAAGAAGGAACTCTAGGACTAGAAAGAGGTGTAGAGAAGTTTGACCCGACACGGGGTTATAAGTTCTCAACCTACGCTTACTGGTGGATTCGTCAAGCAATTACGCGGGCGATCGCTCAACAAGGTCGGACAATTCGCTTACCGATCCACATCACCGAAAAGCTGAACAAAATCAAAAAAGTACAGCGCGAACTAGCTCAAAAATATGGGCGATCGCCATCCCCGGCAGAAATTGCCAAAGAACTTGAGCTAGAACCAGCTCAAATTCGCGAATACCTGAATATGGCACGTCAGCCAGTTTCTTTGGATGTTCGCGTCGGCGACAATCAAGATACTGAGTTGCAAGAAATGCTCGAAGATGATGGACCATCCCCAGAGTATTACATGACTCAAGAGTTCTTGCGCCAAGACTTGAACACTCTATTATCTGAACTTACCCCCCAACAGCGAGAAGTTTTAGCTTTGCGCTTTGGTTTAGAAGATGGTAACGAAATGTCTCTGGCGAAAGTTGGCGAACGCTTAAGTCTTAGCCGCGAGCGCGTCCGCCAATTAGAGCATCAAGCCCTTGCTCATCTGCGTCGTCGTCGCGCAAATGTTAAAGAGTACGTTGCTAGCTAG
- the cobO gene encoding cob(I)yrinic acid a,c-diamide adenosyltransferase, whose protein sequence is MKPDTTTEFNSDPEIDRLIDEVITSSLTDEQYRKKMQRRKEVQDQRIANAVPEKGLVIINTGNGKGKTTAALGMVLRSLGHGYKVAIVQFIKGAWEPSEKNVFSMWQDQLEFHAMGEGFTWETQDRDRDLDKAYDAWQKSLEYICNPDFKLVLLDEINIALKMGYLQVEEVLRGLQQKPLDKHVILTGRGAPAALIERADLVTEMTLVKHPFRDQGVKAQAGIEF, encoded by the coding sequence ATGAAACCCGATACCACAACAGAATTTAACTCAGATCCAGAAATTGATCGCTTAATCGATGAAGTAATAACTTCTTCTTTAACGGATGAGCAGTATCGTAAAAAGATGCAGCGCCGTAAGGAAGTCCAAGATCAACGAATCGCAAATGCTGTCCCGGAAAAAGGGTTAGTTATTATTAATACCGGCAACGGTAAGGGAAAAACTACTGCGGCGTTGGGGATGGTGTTACGATCGCTTGGTCATGGATATAAAGTAGCGATCGTCCAATTTATCAAAGGTGCCTGGGAACCTTCAGAAAAAAACGTTTTCAGTATGTGGCAAGACCAGTTAGAATTTCATGCTATGGGCGAAGGCTTTACCTGGGAAACTCAAGACCGCGATCGCGACCTCGATAAAGCTTACGACGCTTGGCAAAAATCATTAGAATACATTTGCAATCCAGACTTCAAGCTGGTGCTGTTAGATGAAATTAATATCGCTCTGAAAATGGGTTATTTACAAGTTGAGGAAGTTTTAAGAGGTTTGCAGCAAAAACCACTCGATAAGCACGTTATTCTCACAGGTAGAGGCGCACCAGCGGCTTTAATTGAGCGAGCCGATTTAGTCACAGAAATGACTTTAGTTAAGCATCCTTTTCGCGATCAAGGCGTAAAAGCGCAAGCGGGAATTGAGTTTTAA
- a CDS encoding DUF6508 domain-containing protein — translation MSREITRKNVDTALAFLPLFFSKQANLYNIQTESLTLDPYCYFKEFDKFIKAFYEENFVISFDWTTWHNEAQRFIQHPELLNSADICTLQKLLTTDVRS, via the coding sequence ATGTCCAGGGAGATTACCCGGAAAAATGTTGATACAGCGTTAGCTTTCTTACCATTATTTTTTAGTAAGCAAGCAAACTTATATAATATACAAACTGAATCCTTAACTTTAGACCCTTATTGCTATTTTAAAGAATTTGATAAATTTATTAAAGCATTTTACGAAGAAAATTTTGTCATTTCCTTTGATTGGACAACTTGGCACAATGAAGCTCAACGTTTCATCCAACATCCAGAATTGTTAAATTCTGCTGACATTTGTACCTTACAAAAATTATTGACAACGGATGTCCGCAGCTAG
- a CDS encoding O-acetyl-ADP-ribose deacetylase yields MTQIEVVQGDITQLKVDAIVNAANSSLLGGGGVDGAIHRAAGRELLEECRKLRGCETGEAKITKGYNLPAKWVIHTVGPVWSGGNYGEDELLASCYRQSLALAEEYKISAIAFPAISTGVYRFPIERASKIAVSEVNKFLESDRFIKRVIFVCFGQTAYDLYLKAMQEITQS; encoded by the coding sequence ATGACGCAAATAGAAGTGGTTCAAGGTGATATTACTCAGTTGAAAGTTGATGCGATCGTCAATGCAGCGAATAGTTCTTTACTGGGTGGTGGTGGTGTCGATGGGGCAATTCATCGCGCTGCCGGACGAGAACTGTTAGAAGAATGTCGTAAACTTAGAGGCTGTGAAACTGGCGAAGCTAAAATCACAAAAGGTTATAACCTCCCGGCAAAATGGGTAATTCACACCGTTGGTCCAGTGTGGTCAGGGGGAAATTATGGCGAGGATGAGTTATTAGCCAGTTGTTACCGTCAGAGTTTAGCTCTAGCAGAAGAATATAAGATTTCAGCGATCGCATTCCCGGCAATTAGTACAGGTGTTTATCGATTTCCCATAGAACGTGCGAGTAAAATTGCTGTGAGTGAAGTTAACAAGTTTTTAGAGAGCGATCGCTTCATAAAACGAGTGATTTTCGTATGTTTTGGACAAACTGCTTACGA